In the Muricauda sp. MAR_2010_75 genome, one interval contains:
- a CDS encoding heme-binding domain-containing protein, translated as MKVLKIIVLVVLLGFVGIQFVPTDPNLSDVVPDTDFMSVNQVAKDIEHDLRVSCYDCHSNNTQYPWYNKVQPIAWFLEEHIKEGKEELNFNEWGDYSDRRKRSKLKSIASQIEDDKMPLSSYTLIHKDAKLSVEEKERILTLVNDLMEELDN; from the coding sequence ATGAAAGTACTGAAAATCATAGTATTGGTAGTGCTGTTGGGATTTGTGGGCATCCAGTTTGTGCCCACAGATCCCAACTTGAGCGATGTGGTTCCCGATACGGACTTCATGTCGGTGAACCAGGTTGCCAAGGATATCGAACACGATTTGCGGGTATCTTGCTATGATTGCCACAGTAACAACACCCAATACCCGTGGTACAATAAGGTCCAACCCATCGCCTGGTTTTTGGAAGAACACATAAAAGAGGGAAAGGAAGAACTCAATTTCAATGAATGGGGCGACTATTCGGATCGAAGAAAAAGGAGCAAACTAAAGTCCATCGCAAGTCAGATCGAAGACGATAAGATGCCCCTATCTTCCTATACCCTGATCCATAAGGATGCAAAATTATCGGTGGAAGAGAAAGAACGGATATTGACCTTGGTAAATGATCTAATGGAAGAATTGGATAATTGA
- a CDS encoding APC family permease, producing the protein MAEYKKNSLSLTNTIALGTGVMIGAGIFALLGQVAELSGQWFPFAFLIGAVISGFSSYTYVKMSNTYPSAGGIGMYLKKVYGKTAWTATGALLMALSMVINESLVARTFGTYVLELFDVESKGFWPPILGVLLLITAFIVNVMGNKAIGGSSLVMAILKIGGIAVFAIGGLWAAGFTFDQVVPSQSLTEHSLVDYLGALALSILAYKGFTTITNSGDEIVDPKRNVGRAIVISLVICTLVYLMVAFAVSSNLSIQEIIAAKDYSLAEASRPAFGKYGVWFTVGLAIISTVSGVVASIFAVSRMTTMLTEKELIPHRHFGIPGDIQKHMLVYTVVIAIGLTMLFDLSRIAALGAIFYLIMDIGIHWGVLNNLRKEIGANPIILITALVLDVLVLGAFIWSKAGSDLLVVIVALVLMVLIFFGERLFLGKKRTVEEE; encoded by the coding sequence ATGGCAGAATACAAAAAAAATAGCCTGAGTCTGACCAATACCATTGCTTTGGGAACCGGTGTGATGATCGGTGCGGGAATTTTTGCGCTCTTGGGTCAGGTTGCCGAACTCTCCGGCCAATGGTTTCCCTTTGCTTTTTTAATCGGGGCAGTCATCTCAGGTTTCAGTTCCTACACCTATGTCAAAATGTCCAATACCTACCCCTCTGCCGGGGGCATTGGCATGTACCTCAAAAAGGTTTACGGTAAAACGGCCTGGACCGCTACCGGTGCACTGCTGATGGCCCTTTCCATGGTCATCAATGAGAGTTTGGTGGCCCGGACGTTCGGGACCTACGTATTGGAGCTTTTTGATGTGGAGTCGAAAGGATTCTGGCCCCCGATCCTTGGGGTATTGTTGTTGATCACAGCCTTTATTGTCAATGTGATGGGAAACAAAGCTATCGGGGGATCGTCCTTGGTCATGGCCATACTAAAAATCGGCGGGATAGCGGTTTTTGCCATTGGTGGCCTTTGGGCAGCTGGATTTACCTTTGATCAGGTCGTTCCTTCCCAGTCCTTGACCGAGCATTCCCTGGTGGATTATTTGGGGGCATTGGCACTGTCGATATTGGCCTATAAGGGTTTTACCACCATTACCAATAGTGGGGATGAGATCGTCGATCCCAAACGTAACGTGGGACGGGCCATTGTCATTTCTTTGGTGATATGTACCCTGGTCTATCTCATGGTGGCATTTGCGGTCTCTTCCAATCTTTCCATCCAGGAAATCATTGCGGCCAAGGACTATTCGCTGGCCGAGGCATCCAGACCCGCTTTTGGAAAATATGGGGTCTGGTTCACCGTTGGTCTGGCGATCATATCCACCGTTTCCGGGGTCGTTGCCAGCATTTTTGCCGTTTCCCGGATGACCACCATGCTCACTGAAAAGGAATTGATACCACATCGACATTTTGGGATTCCCGGGGACATACAGAAACATATGTTGGTGTATACCGTGGTGATTGCCATAGGGCTCACCATGTTGTTCGATCTGAGCCGGATCGCTGCATTGGGGGCCATCTTTTATTTGATCATGGATATCGGGATCCATTGGGGGGTCCTAAACAATCTACGAAAGGAAATCGGTGCAAATCCCATTATCCTCATTACGGCCCTTGTGCTGGATGTACTGGTGTTGGGCGCCTTTATTTGGTCAAAGGCCGGTAGTGATCTTTTGGTGGTCATTGTTGCCCTGGTATTGATGGTGCTTATTTTTTTCGGGGAACGATTGTTTTTGGGGAAAAAGCGTACGGTCGAGGAAGAATAA
- a CDS encoding multicopper oxidase domain-containing protein codes for MKILKSKILFFVLTALTTHVFGQVGTNGEDRKEEGRPVREYNLVLEQNKLTLGGVTADAMTINGSIPGPVLEFNEGDFALINVTNKMDVETSVHWHGLILPNFYDGVPYLTTPPIEPGTTFQYRIPINQSGTYWYHSHTMLQEQKGVYGSILIHPKEKTLDYDKDLVVVLSDWTNEKAMNVLRNLKRGNEWYQVKKGTAVPLSRVIKEGALGAQLKFWRDRMEGADIADIYYPAFLTNGKTLAEYPDFKPGEKVRLRFVNASASTYYWMDFGGGNPMVVSGDGVDVEPVSKSRFLFGIAETYDVIVTVPEGTLEVTATAQDGSGHTSLHLGQGTLFPATTIDRPDKVAMMKQMAQMDMKMGAPAMAGNKKKNTPEYLMQKYGMQMDMKDGSMDMGMHNGMSMDKTEMSGQKDKPIAKMDDKRPMNANEDHRHMEMDKKMGDMAGMEKDSTSMKSTGHKDKMENPMVQTMPMMQKDTSAFDYDTRKTYFNYDFLKAKESTTYNADLPVNDILLNLTGNMQRYIWSMNGVPLSETDKIKIKGGEVTRITLNNLTMMHHPMHLHGHYFRVINENGEKSPLKHTVNVPPMQKVVIEFYNEEYGDWFFHCHILYHMMGGMARVFSYDTPRDLRMKDFPVQKLVDETDHYYAWGAARLGSNFNELFLVSSNIRNEFGVRAEFDYDQNAEVEVNYNRYLNDWVRVYAGVNTETSIPDSYDRFNTVGLIGVKYFTPYRFNMDVSMDHQLRPRIRLDRELLLFPRIFLEGEYEFRADFGWVNDLGNSSYESETQWLVGASYILSRNFSIQANYNNRYGWGGGLLARF; via the coding sequence ATGAAAATATTGAAATCTAAAATCTTGTTTTTTGTCCTAACTGCCTTGACGACCCATGTTTTTGGGCAAGTGGGGACAAATGGTGAGGACAGAAAAGAGGAAGGTAGACCCGTTCGGGAATACAATCTTGTACTGGAACAGAACAAATTGACCCTCGGTGGGGTCACTGCCGATGCAATGACCATCAATGGGAGTATTCCGGGACCGGTCTTGGAATTCAACGAGGGTGACTTCGCCCTGATCAACGTGACCAATAAGATGGATGTGGAAACCTCCGTACACTGGCATGGATTGATCTTGCCCAATTTTTATGACGGGGTTCCCTATTTGACCACACCGCCCATAGAACCTGGCACAACTTTCCAATATCGGATTCCGATCAACCAATCAGGTACCTATTGGTACCATTCCCACACCATGCTGCAAGAGCAAAAGGGGGTGTATGGCTCGATACTGATCCATCCCAAGGAAAAGACGTTGGACTACGATAAGGATTTGGTCGTGGTGCTCTCCGATTGGACGAACGAAAAGGCCATGAACGTGCTCCGAAACCTTAAACGGGGAAACGAGTGGTACCAGGTCAAAAAAGGGACCGCGGTGCCCTTGAGCAGGGTCATCAAGGAAGGTGCACTAGGTGCACAACTCAAATTTTGGCGAGATCGTATGGAAGGAGCGGATATTGCGGATATCTACTACCCCGCATTTTTGACCAATGGGAAAACATTGGCCGAATACCCTGATTTCAAACCAGGGGAAAAAGTGCGGCTCCGGTTCGTCAATGCCTCTGCCTCCACCTATTATTGGATGGATTTCGGTGGCGGTAACCCCATGGTGGTTTCCGGGGATGGTGTCGATGTGGAGCCTGTTTCCAAAAGTCGTTTTCTTTTTGGCATTGCCGAGACCTATGATGTCATCGTGACCGTTCCTGAAGGCACTTTGGAGGTAACGGCCACGGCACAGGACGGCTCCGGGCATACCTCGTTGCATTTAGGGCAGGGAACGCTTTTTCCCGCAACGACCATCGATAGGCCCGACAAAGTGGCGATGATGAAACAAATGGCCCAAATGGACATGAAAATGGGAGCTCCGGCAATGGCCGGCAACAAGAAGAAAAATACACCCGAATATTTGATGCAAAAGTATGGGATGCAGATGGACATGAAGGATGGCAGCATGGATATGGGTATGCACAATGGGATGTCGATGGATAAGACCGAAATGAGCGGTCAAAAGGATAAACCCATTGCGAAGATGGATGATAAAAGGCCTATGAATGCGAATGAAGATCATAGGCACATGGAGATGGATAAAAAGATGGGGGATATGGCAGGAATGGAAAAGGATTCAACGTCAATGAAATCCACCGGACATAAGGACAAGATGGAAAACCCTATGGTTCAGACTATGCCAATGATGCAGAAAGACACTTCAGCTTTTGATTACGATACCCGTAAAACGTATTTCAACTATGACTTCTTAAAAGCAAAGGAAAGTACTACCTATAATGCCGATCTGCCCGTCAATGACATTCTGTTGAACCTGACGGGAAATATGCAACGGTATATCTGGAGTATGAACGGTGTGCCACTTTCAGAAACCGATAAGATCAAGATCAAAGGTGGGGAAGTAACCCGGATCACCCTCAACAACCTGACCATGATGCACCATCCGATGCACCTCCATGGGCATTATTTCAGGGTCATCAATGAGAATGGTGAAAAGTCACCCTTGAAACATACGGTCAATGTGCCGCCCATGCAGAAAGTGGTCATCGAATTTTATAATGAAGAGTACGGGGATTGGTTTTTCCACTGTCATATCCTCTACCACATGATGGGGGGCATGGCCAGGGTTTTCAGTTATGATACCCCAAGGGATCTGAGGATGAAGGATTTTCCTGTTCAAAAGTTGGTAGATGAAACTGACCATTATTATGCTTGGGGTGCTGCCAGATTGGGTTCCAATTTTAATGAACTCTTCCTTGTTTCAAGTAATATCAGGAATGAATTTGGGGTACGGGCAGAATTTGACTACGACCAAAATGCCGAGGTGGAAGTCAATTATAACAGGTATCTCAATGACTGGGTACGGGTCTATGCAGGGGTAAACACGGAAACCTCCATCCCTGATTCCTATGACCGTTTCAATACAGTGGGACTGATAGGGGTCAAGTATTTTACCCCATACCGCTTTAATATGGATGTGAGTATGGACCACCAGCTGCGTCCAAGAATAAGGTTGGATAGGGAACTATTGCTTTTTCCCAGGATTTTCCTCGAGGGGGAATATGAATTTCGGGCCGATTTTGGATGGGTCAACGATTTGGGGAATTCATCCTATGAAAGTGAGACCCAATGGCTGGTAGGGGCCTCCTATATCCTTTCACGTAATTTTTCAATCCAGGCCAATTACAACAACCGATATGGTTGGGGCGGAGGCCTGCTAGCCCGTTTTTAA
- a CDS encoding DUF3347 domain-containing protein: MKRKTVTLSTIAIALLTITVISCKDGKKETNDKEGAHMEMGTEEGHHHESSAGEMDHGTMDHDMGSSDAQGTSVIDSYLQLKDALVADNKDEAAKSGQALASALGSFDISGYDEQQQKELSDIIEVAKEHGEHIAKSDIGHQREHFEGLGKDMVDFIAITGTSKTLYQQFCPMYNNNQGGTWLSASSEIQNPFFGSKMLTCGKVQKEIN; encoded by the coding sequence ATGAAAAGAAAAACAGTTACATTAAGTACAATTGCCATTGCGCTTTTGACCATTACCGTGATTTCCTGTAAGGACGGTAAGAAGGAAACAAATGACAAGGAAGGAGCCCATATGGAGATGGGAACGGAAGAGGGCCATCACCATGAGAGCTCTGCGGGGGAAATGGACCACGGGACCATGGACCATGATATGGGTTCGTCCGATGCACAGGGCACATCCGTGATCGATAGCTACCTCCAACTGAAGGATGCCCTGGTGGCGGACAATAAGGATGAAGCGGCCAAATCGGGCCAAGCCTTGGCCAGTGCCTTGGGCAGCTTTGATATCAGCGGATACGATGAACAGCAACAGAAGGAGCTGTCCGATATCATTGAAGTGGCCAAGGAACATGGGGAGCATATCGCCAAAAGTGATATCGGTCACCAACGGGAACACTTTGAGGGACTGGGCAAGGATATGGTCGATTTTATTGCCATAACCGGGACTTCCAAAACCTTGTACCAACAATTCTGCCCCATGTACAACAACAACCAAGGAGGAACGTGGCTCAGCGCAAGCAGCGAAATCCAGAATCCATTTTTTGGAAGTAAGATGTTGACCTGTGGTAAGGTGCAAAAGGAAATCAATTAA
- a CDS encoding TolC family protein codes for MKNVLTIIFVLTSILSNGQTLEDYFKVAAENNPGLLSQYKDFEAALQKVPQVKALPDPNLSFGYFISPVETRVGPQKARFSLTQMFPWFGTLKAQGDAAALMAEAKYQSFLDARNKLYYEVSAAYFPLYELKEWVRIEEDNIAILESYRTVSNTKFKNGLGSLVDVLRVDVLLKEARTNLGILKHKEIPLLASFNKLLDRKEDEQINIPETFGVNVLPIDYVKDSLVVDHPLLNSLELKVKAAAASERAALKQGLPKVGVGLDYVMVDERTDMVVPDNGKDVLMPMVTLSLPLFRGKYRAAEKEAQLMQESYALQKKEVTNTLKTNYEMAVFDIRQQTDLISLFDEQIMESEQALNLLFTAYGNSGKDFEEVLRMQQQLLKYTKLKISALTQYEIALAKFNYITAKK; via the coding sequence ATGAAAAATGTATTGACCATCATATTTGTCTTGACAAGTATCCTTTCCAACGGCCAGACCTTGGAGGATTACTTTAAGGTAGCGGCTGAGAACAATCCAGGGTTGCTTTCACAGTACAAAGATTTTGAGGCGGCGTTACAAAAAGTACCGCAGGTGAAGGCTTTACCAGATCCAAACCTGTCCTTTGGGTACTTCATCTCCCCGGTCGAAACCCGGGTAGGGCCCCAAAAGGCAAGGTTTTCACTGACCCAGATGTTTCCTTGGTTTGGAACCTTAAAGGCCCAAGGTGATGCCGCTGCACTTATGGCAGAGGCCAAGTACCAGTCTTTTTTGGATGCCAGGAACAAACTTTATTACGAGGTTTCAGCAGCTTATTTTCCATTGTACGAACTTAAGGAGTGGGTACGGATCGAAGAGGACAACATCGCCATTCTGGAATCCTACAGGACGGTTTCCAATACGAAATTCAAAAATGGCCTGGGATCATTGGTCGATGTCTTAAGGGTGGACGTGCTTTTAAAGGAAGCCCGGACGAATCTGGGTATCCTTAAACATAAGGAAATCCCCCTTTTGGCGTCCTTCAATAAACTATTGGACCGTAAGGAAGATGAACAAATAAACATCCCTGAGACCTTTGGGGTCAATGTACTGCCCATTGATTATGTCAAAGATTCCTTGGTAGTGGACCATCCGCTCTTGAATTCCCTGGAATTAAAGGTCAAGGCTGCAGCGGCATCCGAAAGGGCAGCCCTTAAACAAGGCCTGCCAAAAGTGGGGGTCGGACTGGACTATGTAATGGTCGATGAGCGAACGGACATGGTGGTTCCCGATAACGGCAAGGATGTATTGATGCCCATGGTTACCTTGAGCCTGCCCCTATTCAGGGGTAAGTACAGGGCAGCCGAAAAGGAGGCCCAATTGATGCAGGAAAGTTATGCACTGCAAAAAAAGGAAGTCACCAATACATTGAAGACCAATTATGAAATGGCCGTTTTTGACATAAGGCAGCAGACCGATCTGATTTCCCTCTTTGATGAACAGATCATGGAATCGGAACAAGCACTCAATCTGTTGTTCACAGCCTATGGGAATTCCGGGAAGGACTTCGAGGAGGTGTTGCGAATGCAGCAACAATTGTTGAAGTATACTAAATTGAAAATAAGCGCATTGACGCAATATGAAATAGCGTTGGCCAAGTTTAACTATATCACGGCAAAAAAATAA
- a CDS encoding efflux RND transporter periplasmic adaptor subunit, with the protein MKSETQKIVKIALSTLVLGLLLGWLLFGGSKGNATEEHQHTSEVSGETIWTCSMHPQIRQTEPGDCPICGMDLIPLENDNGSELDPMAVSMSKTAMQLANVTTEIVGKTAPVKLIDLNGKVEADERSIYSQSSHIPGRVERLMVNFTGEYIKQGQIIAYIYSPDLVTAQEELFEARKVADTQPQFFNAAKEKLKNWKLSDNQIAQILQSGTVKEELPIHADVSGYVTEKMVNLGDYVNKGKALYQIANLNSVWVLFDIYESDMPWVRKGDEVVFTIPSLPGENFKGRISYIDPVINPMTRVAKARIEIGNTGLRLKPEMFASGTVKAKQPIASEAITIPKSAVMWTGERSVVYIKNTTSNGVNFVLRDVTLGPSLGNGFIVKEGLQEGDEIAVNGTFSIDAAAQLAGKPSMMNPEGGPAMTGHNHGGMKMGDDKGTGGSDHSEMDMGDPGLENKTDHSDMNQRMTATATFKNQLKQVLSAYLELKDALVNDNAAKSNAAAKKVLSALEHVDMKQLTDKKAHGHWMTISKEISNSANSISKISDIKAQRDHFKHLSAHLSKGVKLFGVDQKIYEQFCPMADNNKGAYWLSTTKEIKNPYFGEAMLTCGEITDEM; encoded by the coding sequence ATGAAATCAGAAACACAAAAAATAGTAAAAATAGCCTTGTCCACCTTGGTTCTTGGACTTTTGCTGGGATGGCTATTGTTCGGGGGCTCCAAGGGCAATGCCACAGAGGAACACCAACATACTTCGGAAGTATCGGGAGAAACCATTTGGACCTGCTCCATGCATCCCCAGATCAGACAGACGGAACCGGGAGATTGTCCCATTTGTGGGATGGACTTGATCCCTTTGGAAAATGACAACGGTTCGGAACTGGACCCCATGGCCGTTAGCATGTCGAAAACCGCCATGCAGCTTGCCAATGTCACTACGGAAATCGTGGGCAAGACCGCCCCGGTCAAATTGATCGATCTTAATGGCAAGGTGGAAGCGGATGAACGATCGATCTATTCCCAATCTTCCCATATTCCCGGCAGGGTGGAACGGCTAATGGTGAATTTTACAGGGGAGTATATCAAGCAGGGGCAGATCATCGCCTATATTTATTCCCCTGATCTGGTCACTGCACAAGAGGAACTTTTTGAAGCAAGAAAGGTGGCGGACACCCAACCGCAGTTTTTTAATGCCGCCAAGGAAAAATTAAAAAACTGGAAGCTTTCCGACAACCAAATCGCACAGATACTTCAATCCGGGACCGTTAAGGAGGAATTGCCGATACATGCCGATGTTTCAGGCTACGTTACCGAAAAAATGGTAAACCTTGGCGACTATGTCAACAAGGGCAAGGCATTATATCAAATTGCCAACCTGAACAGCGTTTGGGTACTGTTCGATATTTATGAGTCCGACATGCCCTGGGTAAGAAAAGGCGATGAAGTGGTCTTTACCATACCCTCGCTCCCGGGCGAAAACTTCAAAGGCAGGATTTCCTATATCGACCCGGTGATCAATCCCATGACAAGGGTTGCCAAGGCCAGAATCGAGATCGGGAACACCGGTTTAAGGTTAAAGCCGGAAATGTTCGCTTCCGGAACCGTAAAAGCAAAACAGCCCATTGCATCAGAAGCGATAACCATTCCTAAGTCGGCAGTGATGTGGACCGGGGAACGTTCTGTGGTATACATCAAGAATACCACATCCAATGGGGTGAATTTTGTGTTGCGCGATGTCACCTTGGGACCATCGTTGGGAAATGGTTTCATTGTCAAGGAGGGGCTGCAAGAAGGGGATGAGATCGCGGTAAACGGGACCTTTAGTATCGACGCGGCGGCCCAATTGGCCGGGAAACCGAGCATGATGAATCCTGAAGGTGGGCCCGCCATGACGGGACATAACCACGGAGGCATGAAGATGGGGGATGACAAGGGTACAGGCGGTAGCGATCATTCGGAAATGGATATGGGGGATCCCGGCTTGGAAAACAAAACAGACCATTCTGATATGAACCAGCGAATGACGGCGACAGCGACTTTTAAAAACCAATTAAAACAGGTGTTGAGCGCCTACTTGGAGTTAAAGGATGCGCTTGTCAATGATAATGCCGCCAAGTCCAATGCCGCTGCAAAAAAAGTGTTGTCGGCCTTGGAACATGTGGATATGAAACAATTGACGGACAAAAAGGCGCACGGCCATTGGATGACGATATCGAAGGAAATCTCCAATTCGGCGAATTCCATTTCAAAGATATCGGATATCAAAGCCCAACGCGATCATTTTAAACATCTGTCCGCCCATCTATCCAAAGGTGTCAAGCTTTTTGGGGTCGATCAAAAGATATACGAACAGTTTTGCCCGATGGCCGATAACAACAAAGGTGCCTATTGGTTGAGTACGACCAAAGAGATCAAAAATCCCTATTTCGGAGAGGCTATGTTGACCTGCGGTGAAATCACCGATGAAATGTAA